In Miscanthus floridulus cultivar M001 chromosome 5, ASM1932011v1, whole genome shotgun sequence, one genomic interval encodes:
- the LOC136451515 gene encoding E3 ubiquitin-protein ligase At1g12760-like, whose amino-acid sequence MAHTGNLSQRDHTIDIPMSDGTSPSTSHQDDPNGLDELHHSRGPLNEVPPGPERSSGTNDVSNSHNASSARIDRGHRQQNPLNSGFWISIELIVNLSQIVAAIAVLSVSRNEHPHAPLFTWLLGYTIGCIAILPHLYWRYLHRNRPNMEQEMPPQSSSERNISETNSYAAVSSPRTSEAVDGANSTGVSRINLPLASPRFYAMVACFKLMLDCFFAVWFVVGNVWIFGSRSSAHDAPNLYRICIVFLAFGFIGYALPFILCTMICCCLPCIISILGVHEDLDLNRGATTAAINTLVAYKFQSKRVHDGDVGEDGGGFLAVGTDKERIISAEDAICCICLSKFSNNEDLRELPCAHVFHMECIDKWLQINALCPLCKAEIGGSTSNPENGSVGPDNANRVGNDVESQR is encoded by the exons ATGGCTCACACTGGAAACTTGAGCCAACGTGATCACACAATTGACATACCAATGAGTGATGGTACCTCCCCATCAACATCTCACCAGGATGACCCCAATGGCTTGGATGAGTTGCATCACAGCAGAGGTCCTTTGAATGAAGTTCCACCAGGACCAGAAAGATCTTCTGGCACAAATGATGTATCTAACTCTCATAATGCATCCTCTGCAAGAATAGATCGAGGCCATCGTCAACAGAATCCTTTGAATTCTGGCTTCTGGATCTCAATCGAGCTTATTGTAAATCTTAGCCAGATTGTAGCAGCTATTGCTGTTCTGTCTGTATCAAGGAATGAGCACCCACACGCTCCATTATTTACGTGGCTTCTTGGCTATACAATTGGTTGTATTGCTATTCTTCCACATCTTTATTGGCGCTATCTTCACCGCAACCGACCAAACATGGAGCAGGAGATGCCACCCCAAAGTTCGTCAGAACGGAACATATCCGAGACTAATTCTTATGCAGCAGTCTCATCTCCTCGCACATCAGAAGCTGTGGACGGTGCCAACAGTACTGGAGTCTCAAGAATTAACTTACCACTGGCAAGTCCAAG GTTTTACGCGATGGTCGCTTGCTTTAAATTGATGCTGGATTGTTTCTTTGCTGTCTGGTTCGTTGTGGGAAATGTGTGGATATTTGGTAGTCGTTCTTCTGCCCATGATGCCCCTAACTTGTACAG GATCTGTATAGTATTTCTTGCGTTCGGCTTCATTGGCTACGCCCTGCCTTTCATTTTATGTACAATGATATGCTGCTGCCTGCCCTGTATAATATCCATTCTGGGCGTCCATGAGGATTTGGATCTGAACAGAGGCGCTACCACGGCGGCAATCAATACTTTGGTGGCATACAAGTTCCAATCgaaaagggttcatgatggggatgtgggagaagatggtggTGGATTCTTGGCGGTTGGAACTGACAAGGAGCGAATTATTTCTGCAGAAGATGCT ATTTGCTGCATCTGCTTGTCAAAGTTCTCAAACAATGAAGATCTGCGTGAACTTCCCTGTGCACATGTCTTCCACATGGAATGCATAGATAAATGGCTCCAGATAAACGCGTTGTGCCCTCTTTGCAAGGCTGAGATAGGGGGCTCAACAAGTAATCCAGAGAATGGCTCTGTGGGTCCTGACAACGCCAACAGAGTAGGCAATGACGTCGAGTCACAACGGTAG